In Bryobacteraceae bacterium, the following proteins share a genomic window:
- a CDS encoding outer membrane lipoprotein-sorting protein — MNKRKSRSGVEPNDQKSVVYPEPERVRFGRAFQKFIAALAALPLLAQDPRELVKEVERRAKANSQLYEGALTVTDAKSRVTEKRWQYSRLGSFGDSKAVLRFTAPAEVKGVAILIHNHMDRASDQWMWTPALHRDRRIALQDRSTRFFGTDFSFEDLEERDANQFQYKVLGEETIDGKKCWKLESTPVEGKRSQYTHSHVWVRQDIYVFVRIDAFKKEKLVRRIEYRNFEQVKNIWTARSIEVFDAARNSRTVLKFDKLDYNVPLDESQFTLQSLRRG, encoded by the coding sequence ATGAATAAGCGCAAAAGCCGCTCCGGCGTGGAGCCAAACGACCAGAAATCCGTTGTGTATCCAGAGCCGGAGCGAGTCCGTTTTGGGCGCGCTTTTCAAAAGTTCATCGCCGCCCTCGCCGCCCTCCCCTTGCTCGCTCAGGATCCCCGCGAGCTCGTGAAGGAGGTGGAGCGCCGCGCCAAGGCGAACTCGCAGCTCTACGAAGGCGCCCTCACCGTCACCGACGCCAAGAGCCGCGTCACCGAGAAGCGCTGGCAGTACTCGCGGCTCGGTTCCTTCGGCGACTCCAAGGCCGTACTGCGTTTCACCGCGCCTGCCGAGGTAAAAGGTGTGGCCATTCTGATCCACAATCACATGGACCGCGCTTCCGACCAATGGATGTGGACGCCCGCCCTCCACCGCGACCGGCGCATCGCCCTCCAGGACCGGTCCACCCGCTTCTTCGGCACCGACTTCAGCTTCGAGGATCTCGAAGAGCGCGATGCCAATCAGTTTCAATACAAGGTGCTCGGCGAGGAGACGATCGACGGTAAGAAATGCTGGAAACTCGAATCGACTCCCGTCGAGGGCAAGCGCTCGCAATACACCCATTCCCACGTTTGGGTCCGCCAGGATATCTACGTCTTCGTCCGTATCGACGCGTTCAAGAAGGAGAAACTCGTCCGCCGGATCGAATACAGGAATTTCGAGCAGGTGAAAAACATCTGGACGGCGCGCTCCATTGAGGTCTTCGACGCTGCCCGCAACTCGCGCACAGTGCTGAAATTCGACAAGCTCGACTATAACGTCCCGCTCGACGAGAGCCAGTTCACCCTGCAATCCCTCCGGCGCGGATGA
- a CDS encoding FtsX-like permease family protein: MLRLLTWPYVRKHKVRSLLTLAGIVLGVAVFVGMHTANQTVSHAFQRTIDRIAGKTQLQVTAGETGFPEAALEKVQNLREAGAVSPVIEAVLSLPGKGNILVLGVDMTGDASLRDYDFTDEDAIDDPLVFLAQPDSLMLSERFARANTIERGAKITLATMDGPREFTVRGIMKDGGLASAFGGNVAVMDVYAAQLIFGRGRMFDRLDIGAAEGFTVEQCQAAIAAALGSGFEVEPPSNRGRHFDSIARGLAISINVTSLFALLIGVFLIYNSFSIAITQRRTEIGILRSLGASRGAILRMFIAEAALAGAVASAIGVWAGLLLARGVSPALSYLVREVYGNAQVVEQISWDWRLVAAAMAIGIGVSIAGGWLPARAAASVDPIKALRKGDTQGIAPGGNRIRRAAAVALGVASALALAFGRDDRVFYAGYMFSVVAMVLLTPTLSGWLARALRPVLKRLRPVEGALAADSLIQAPRRTSATVSALTLSLALAVGFAGVAGAIFTSVTEWMNGVLNPELVVAPTESITARQFRFPMAVKAEIESVPGVAEVAAIRNARVLVDGLPAMAIVVDQDYARRRVNARTVEGSSDEMLRGAKAGQGVYLSDSLARIRRLHKGDKLNVDTPSGRVSLPILGSIVDYSDQRGAFFLDPALYNKLWRDDTANIFRVHTAPGASTETVRQAITRKLEGRRKVFVFTNAELRQFVIDATNQWFGMTYLQLAVALLVAILGIVNTLTVSIADRRRELGILQAVGALRAQVRHTIWMEAVAIGAIGLTMGVVAGAIMLFYNLDMVSRDVGGLVLPYQYPYGFALLLVPVILGAALVAALWPAEAAVRASLVESLEYE; encoded by the coding sequence ATGCTGCGTCTCCTCACTTGGCCCTACGTGCGGAAGCACAAAGTGCGATCTTTGCTGACGCTTGCCGGCATCGTTCTCGGCGTAGCCGTCTTCGTCGGGATGCACACCGCGAACCAAACCGTCAGCCACGCCTTTCAGCGAACCATTGATCGAATCGCCGGCAAGACCCAGCTCCAGGTCACCGCCGGCGAGACCGGCTTCCCCGAAGCCGCGCTCGAGAAGGTCCAGAACCTCCGCGAAGCCGGCGCCGTCTCGCCCGTGATCGAGGCCGTGCTGTCGCTCCCGGGCAAAGGCAACATCCTCGTTCTCGGCGTCGACATGACCGGAGATGCCAGCCTCCGCGACTACGACTTCACCGACGAGGACGCCATTGACGATCCGCTTGTCTTCCTCGCCCAGCCCGATTCGCTCATGCTCAGCGAGCGCTTCGCCCGCGCGAATACGATCGAACGCGGCGCGAAGATCACCCTCGCCACCATGGACGGCCCGCGTGAATTCACCGTGCGCGGCATTATGAAGGACGGCGGTCTCGCCAGCGCCTTCGGCGGCAACGTCGCCGTCATGGACGTGTACGCCGCTCAGTTGATCTTCGGCCGCGGCCGCATGTTCGACCGCCTCGACATCGGCGCCGCCGAGGGCTTCACCGTCGAGCAATGCCAGGCCGCGATCGCCGCCGCGCTCGGCTCCGGCTTCGAGGTCGAACCCCCCTCCAACCGCGGCCGCCACTTCGATTCCATCGCCCGCGGACTCGCCATCTCCATCAACGTCACCAGCCTCTTCGCGCTGCTGATCGGCGTTTTTCTCATCTACAACTCGTTCTCCATCGCCATCACTCAACGCCGTACCGAGATCGGCATCCTGCGCTCGCTCGGCGCTTCCCGCGGCGCGATCCTCCGGATGTTCATCGCCGAAGCCGCCCTCGCCGGCGCGGTCGCCTCGGCCATCGGCGTGTGGGCCGGGCTGCTCCTCGCCCGCGGCGTCTCCCCGGCGCTCAGCTATCTCGTCCGCGAAGTCTACGGCAACGCGCAGGTGGTCGAACAGATCTCGTGGGACTGGCGGCTCGTAGCCGCCGCCATGGCCATCGGGATCGGCGTCAGCATCGCCGGCGGATGGCTCCCCGCCCGCGCCGCCGCCTCCGTCGACCCGATCAAGGCCCTCCGCAAGGGCGACACGCAGGGAATCGCCCCGGGCGGCAACCGGATCCGCCGCGCCGCCGCCGTCGCTCTCGGCGTAGCATCCGCCCTCGCTCTCGCCTTCGGCCGTGACGACCGCGTCTTCTACGCCGGCTACATGTTTAGCGTCGTCGCCATGGTGCTGCTCACGCCCACGCTCTCCGGATGGCTGGCGCGCGCGCTCCGCCCCGTTCTCAAACGCCTGCGCCCCGTGGAAGGCGCCCTCGCCGCCGACAGTCTCATTCAGGCGCCCCGCCGCACTTCGGCCACCGTCTCCGCCTTGACGCTCTCCCTCGCGCTCGCCGTCGGTTTCGCTGGCGTCGCCGGCGCGATTTTCACTTCCGTTACCGAATGGATGAACGGTGTCCTCAATCCCGAGCTCGTCGTCGCTCCCACGGAAAGCATTACCGCTCGCCAGTTCCGCTTCCCGATGGCCGTGAAGGCCGAAATCGAAAGTGTCCCCGGCGTCGCCGAAGTCGCGGCCATCCGCAACGCGCGTGTGCTCGTCGACGGCCTGCCCGCCATGGCTATCGTTGTCGATCAGGACTACGCCCGCCGCCGCGTGAATGCCCGCACCGTCGAGGGTTCCTCCGACGAAATGCTGCGCGGAGCCAAGGCAGGCCAAGGCGTCTATCTCTCGGATTCGCTCGCCCGCATCCGCCGCCTCCACAAAGGCGACAAGCTCAACGTCGACACGCCTTCCGGCCGCGTCTCTCTCCCCATCCTCGGCTCCATCGTCGACTACTCCGATCAACGCGGCGCCTTTTTCCTCGACCCGGCGCTCTACAACAAGCTCTGGCGCGACGACACCGCCAACATTTTCCGTGTCCACACCGCGCCCGGCGCTTCCACCGAAACCGTCCGCCAGGCAATCACCCGCAAGCTCGAAGGGCGCCGCAAGGTCTTCGTTTTCACCAATGCCGAACTCCGGCAGTTCGTCATTGACGCCACCAACCAGTGGTTCGGCATGACCTACCTGCAACTCGCCGTCGCCCTGCTCGTCGCTATCCTCGGTATCGTCAATACGCTGACCGTCTCTATCGCCGACCGACGCCGCGAACTCGGCATCCTGCAAGCCGTCGGCGCCCTCCGCGCGCAGGTGCGCCATACCATTTGGATGGAGGCGGTCGCCATCGGCGCGATTGGGCTGACTATGGGCGTAGTCGCCGGCGCGATCATGCTTTTCTACAATCTCGATATGGTCAGCCGCGACGTCGGCGGACTCGTCCTGCCCTATCAATATCCGTATGGTTTCGCCCTGCTGCTCGTGCCCGTGATCCTCGGCGCCGCGCTTGTGGCGGCGCTCTGGCCCGCCGAAGCGGCCGTGCGCGCCTCGCTCGTGGAGTCTCTCGAATATGAATAA
- a CDS encoding ABC transporter ATP-binding protein — MNDLLSMIALAGVSKSFDGKRRVTALHLLDLTIAQGEMVAIVGPSGSGKSTLLNLIGGLDRPSSGSISIGGESLATLDDDGLTRVRRDKIGIVFQFFNLLPSLSCVENVALPLHLRGWTRAKAQDRARELLGLVKLGARLDHLPEELSGGERQRVAIARALSVYPPILLADEPTGNLDSATGTEILALIRDLHARLGNTILIVTHDRSVAESCERVIALRDGRVEEDRRGAAHVPAAS; from the coding sequence TTGAACGATCTGCTCTCGATGATTGCACTTGCTGGGGTATCCAAATCGTTCGACGGAAAGCGCCGTGTCACCGCGCTCCATCTGCTCGACCTCACCATCGCGCAAGGCGAGATGGTGGCCATCGTCGGCCCTTCCGGCTCCGGGAAGTCGACCCTGCTGAACCTCATCGGCGGCCTGGACCGCCCGTCGTCCGGATCGATCTCGATCGGCGGCGAATCGCTCGCCACCCTCGACGACGACGGACTCACCCGCGTCCGCCGCGACAAAATCGGCATCGTCTTCCAGTTCTTCAATCTGCTCCCCTCGCTCTCCTGCGTCGAAAACGTCGCCCTCCCGCTCCACCTCCGCGGCTGGACGCGCGCCAAGGCCCAGGACCGCGCCCGTGAACTGCTCGGCCTCGTCAAGCTTGGCGCCCGGCTCGACCATCTCCCCGAAGAGCTTTCCGGCGGCGAGCGCCAGCGCGTCGCCATCGCCCGAGCGCTCTCCGTCTACCCGCCCATCCTCCTCGCCGACGAGCCCACCGGCAATCTCGACAGCGCTACCGGCACGGAAATCCTCGCCCTCATCCGGGACCTTCACGCTCGCCTCGGCAACACGATTCTCATCGTTACCCACGACCGCTCCGTCGCCGAAAGCTGCGAGCGCGTCATCGCCCTCCGCGACGGCCGCGTCGAAGAGGATCGCCGCGGCGCCGCGCATGTCCCGGCCGCCTCGTGA
- a CDS encoding hydantoinase/oxoprolinase family protein yields MRIGVDAGGTFTDFVAAHEDGRIESFKIRSNRSDPAAVILEGIARAAGNARAVEVTHGSTVATNALLERKGAVTAFVTTAGFEDLLAVARQNRRELYNLTPAPPRPIVPRDLCAGIAERTLHDGALAISPSEERVAGLARHLRRAGVQSVAICFLHSYGNAQNEREAAQWMRKYFSYVSASHEVAPEFREYERASTVAINAYVGPLMDRYLERLEAALGRGRRLTIMQSNGGVLSAAQARRHAVRTVLSGPAGGVIAASEMARRSGFTRILGFDMGGTSTDVSLCDGEPAVTLDAAVDGFPVRIPMLDIHTVGAGGGSVARVDAGGLLRVGPESAGADPGPACYGTGDRATVTDAHVVLGRIAASQLLAGAMEIDPERSRKALGAVAEELGLSVDEAAAGIVRVANANMERAIRAVSLERGHDPREFTLVAFGGGGGLHACELASQLGMPAVLAPRFAEGLSALGMLLADAVRDYAAGVMGRSDHEREFRRLEAAARKEARGAEITRSADLRYQGQSYELTAPWESREKAEAAFHYEHARVYGYANPDRAVEVVTLRVRSRVASPKLDFRAIRGGKGTAGERRVFLGGKWQTAAVHTRESMRGAARGPALVLDYGSTVAVPPGWSARVDRVGALVLRRG; encoded by the coding sequence ATGAGGATCGGAGTGGATGCGGGCGGCACGTTCACCGACTTCGTGGCAGCGCACGAGGACGGGCGGATCGAGAGCTTCAAGATTCGTTCCAACCGGAGCGATCCGGCGGCGGTGATTTTGGAAGGAATCGCGCGGGCCGCGGGAAACGCCCGCGCGGTCGAAGTGACGCATGGTTCGACGGTGGCCACGAACGCCCTACTCGAGCGCAAAGGGGCCGTGACGGCCTTCGTGACCACCGCCGGTTTTGAGGATCTGCTGGCGGTGGCGCGGCAGAACCGGAGAGAGCTGTACAATCTCACTCCGGCGCCGCCGCGCCCGATCGTCCCGCGGGATCTGTGCGCGGGGATCGCCGAGCGAACCCTCCATGACGGCGCGCTGGCGATTTCGCCCAGTGAAGAGAGGGTAGCCGGGCTGGCTCGCCACCTCCGGCGCGCCGGAGTGCAATCGGTCGCAATCTGTTTTCTGCACTCATATGGAAACGCGCAAAACGAGCGCGAGGCGGCTCAGTGGATGCGGAAATATTTTTCGTACGTTTCGGCGTCGCACGAGGTGGCGCCGGAATTCCGGGAATACGAGCGGGCGTCGACGGTGGCGATCAACGCGTACGTGGGTCCGCTGATGGACCGGTATCTGGAGCGGCTGGAAGCGGCGCTGGGGCGTGGACGGCGGCTGACGATCATGCAATCGAACGGCGGCGTGCTGAGCGCGGCGCAGGCACGGCGGCATGCGGTGCGGACGGTGCTGTCGGGTCCCGCGGGCGGGGTGATCGCGGCGTCGGAGATGGCCCGGCGCAGCGGGTTCACGCGGATACTGGGCTTCGACATGGGCGGCACGTCGACCGATGTTTCGCTCTGCGACGGCGAACCGGCGGTCACGCTCGATGCTGCGGTGGACGGATTTCCGGTGCGGATTCCGATGCTCGATATCCACACGGTGGGCGCCGGGGGCGGGTCAGTCGCGCGGGTAGACGCGGGGGGACTGCTGCGCGTGGGCCCGGAGAGCGCGGGCGCGGATCCGGGTCCGGCGTGTTATGGGACGGGCGATCGGGCGACGGTGACGGACGCGCACGTAGTGCTGGGGCGGATCGCGGCGTCGCAACTGCTGGCGGGGGCGATGGAGATCGATCCGGAGCGGTCGCGGAAGGCGTTGGGCGCGGTGGCGGAGGAGTTGGGGCTTTCGGTGGATGAAGCGGCGGCGGGGATCGTGCGGGTGGCGAACGCGAACATGGAGCGGGCAATTCGGGCGGTGTCGCTCGAGCGCGGGCACGATCCGCGCGAGTTCACGCTGGTGGCGTTCGGCGGGGGCGGCGGGTTGCACGCGTGCGAACTGGCGTCGCAGTTGGGGATGCCGGCGGTGCTCGCGCCGCGCTTCGCCGAGGGACTTTCGGCCCTGGGGATGCTGCTGGCCGACGCGGTGCGCGACTACGCGGCGGGCGTGATGGGCAGGAGCGACCACGAGCGCGAGTTCCGGCGCTTGGAAGCAGCGGCGCGCAAGGAGGCGCGGGGAGCGGAGATTACCCGGTCCGCCGACTTGCGGTACCAGGGGCAGAGCTACGAATTGACGGCGCCGTGGGAGAGCCGCGAGAAGGCCGAGGCGGCGTTCCACTACGAGCACGCGCGCGTATACGGGTACGCGAATCCGGACCGGGCGGTGGAGGTGGTGACGCTGCGGGTGCGGTCCAGAGTAGCGTCGCCGAAGCTCGATTTTCGTGCGATTCGCGGGGGCAAGGGAACAGCCGGAGAGCGGCGCGTGTTTCTGGGCGGGAAATGGCAGACGGCGGCGGTGCACACGCGGGAATCGATGCGGGGCGCGGCGCGGGGACCGGCGCTGGTGCTCGACTACGGGTCGACGGTGGCGGTGCCGCCGGGCTGGTCGGCTCGGGTGGACCGGGTGGGGGCGCTGGTTTTGCGGCGAGGCTAG
- a CDS encoding FecR family protein produces the protein MLWPTKRASRSWLLAALLASCPLSMPGQVPFPSPQPRQQFQDPAARPENVAATLEAMQGRVSVMKGSTPWALNVGDVLEPRQMVVTGSDGYAVFRTSDGSTFEVFPNSQVIFRNTYNAMELLDMVMGRIKVFIQKWGGQPNPEKIHTPTAVISVRGTTFDIEVDDEDSTLIAVEEGQVGVRHRLLYNEQPRLLNGGDQLRVYKNVPLAKAKIDKGSIMQRGANAMAEVFYSIMLRGPRLGGGGGSSPAPAPGGGAPAPLPGDTGGGSTPAPPDNGGTAAPPPPPPPPPPPPPPPQ, from the coding sequence ATGCTTTGGCCGACCAAACGCGCGTCCCGCTCGTGGCTGCTTGCCGCGCTGCTGGCCTCGTGCCCGCTGTCCATGCCGGGCCAGGTTCCTTTTCCTTCGCCCCAGCCCCGTCAGCAGTTCCAGGACCCCGCCGCCCGTCCCGAAAACGTCGCCGCGACCCTCGAAGCGATGCAGGGGCGCGTCTCGGTGATGAAGGGTTCCACGCCTTGGGCGCTCAATGTCGGCGATGTACTCGAGCCGCGCCAGATGGTGGTCACCGGAAGCGACGGCTATGCCGTCTTCCGAACCAGCGACGGCAGTACCTTCGAAGTCTTCCCCAACTCCCAGGTGATCTTCCGCAACACATACAACGCCATGGAACTGCTCGACATGGTGATGGGACGCATCAAGGTCTTCATTCAGAAGTGGGGCGGGCAGCCCAATCCGGAAAAAATTCACACGCCTACAGCTGTAATCTCCGTCCGAGGAACCACCTTCGACATCGAAGTCGACGACGAGGATTCCACGCTTATCGCCGTCGAAGAGGGGCAGGTCGGTGTGCGCCACCGGCTGCTCTACAATGAACAGCCGCGTCTCCTGAATGGCGGCGACCAACTCCGCGTCTACAAGAATGTGCCGCTCGCGAAGGCGAAGATCGACAAGGGTTCTATCATGCAGCGTGGCGCCAACGCGATGGCGGAAGTTTTCTACAGCATTATGCTGCGCGGCCCCAGGCTCGGCGGCGGTGGCGGATCGTCCCCCGCGCCGGCGCCCGGCGGCGGCGCTCCTGCTCCCCTACCCGGCGACACCGGCGGCGGCTCCACCCCGGCTCCGCCCGACAACGGCGGGACTGCGGCTCCGCCACCCCCGCCTCCTCCTCCACCCCCGCCTCCTCCTCCGCCTCAATAG
- the sthA gene encoding Si-specific NAD(P)(+) transhydrogenase, with the protein MASKSYDLIVLGSGPAGEKGASTAAQFGKRVAMIEKAPHLGGASTNTGTIPSKTLRETALALSGLRARDLYGVDLSLRREATVSDFLFHESQVKASERNRIQQCVERDRIELVRGAASFSGGNTVNVATAEGYVTLEGERILVATGSSPFQPAEFCFPDSRVHDSDEILALDRLPDKLAVIGAGVIGSEYACTFAALGCEVHLLDRRDVILPFLDREMSLAFEQSLPRLGIRYYKNEKVTACVPGPPEGGISLECESGLKLEVDQVLVAAGRKSNTGDLNLSAAGVTTGERGLIPVNEFYQTNVPHIYAAGDVIGFPALAATSAEQARIAVWHAFQLGVRFDMSPLLPSGIYTIPEISMVGETEESLREKKIDYITGRASYADNARGEIIGDSRGTLKVLCAKPGGKVLGVHVIGELASEVVHVGLMAMVAGATVDIFNQACFNYPTLGDLYKTAAYDAMLKLHAMPGAPGGIVY; encoded by the coding sequence GTGGCATCGAAATCCTACGACCTGATCGTACTCGGCTCCGGCCCGGCGGGCGAAAAGGGCGCTTCCACGGCGGCGCAATTCGGCAAGCGCGTGGCCATGATCGAGAAGGCGCCGCACCTCGGCGGGGCGTCAACGAATACGGGCACAATCCCATCGAAGACGCTGCGGGAAACGGCGCTGGCTCTCTCCGGGCTGCGTGCTCGCGATCTCTACGGCGTCGATCTTTCGCTTCGGCGCGAGGCCACGGTGTCCGATTTCCTGTTCCACGAGAGCCAGGTGAAGGCGAGCGAGCGCAACCGGATCCAGCAGTGCGTGGAAAGGGACCGGATCGAGCTGGTGCGCGGCGCGGCTTCGTTCAGCGGGGGGAACACGGTCAACGTCGCCACGGCGGAAGGGTACGTCACGCTGGAGGGCGAGCGCATTCTCGTGGCGACGGGATCGTCGCCGTTTCAGCCGGCCGAATTCTGTTTCCCTGACAGCCGCGTCCATGATTCCGATGAGATCCTGGCGCTCGACCGGCTTCCCGACAAGCTTGCGGTGATCGGGGCGGGTGTGATCGGCAGCGAATACGCGTGCACGTTCGCGGCGCTCGGATGCGAGGTGCATCTGCTGGACCGGCGCGATGTGATCCTGCCCTTCCTCGACCGTGAGATGTCTCTGGCGTTCGAGCAGTCGCTGCCGCGGCTCGGGATCCGGTACTACAAGAATGAGAAAGTGACGGCGTGCGTTCCGGGGCCGCCCGAGGGAGGCATCTCGCTCGAGTGCGAGTCCGGATTGAAGCTCGAAGTCGACCAGGTGCTGGTGGCGGCAGGACGCAAGAGCAATACGGGCGACCTGAACCTGTCGGCGGCGGGAGTGACCACGGGAGAGCGCGGACTGATCCCGGTGAACGAGTTCTATCAGACCAACGTCCCGCACATCTATGCGGCTGGAGACGTGATCGGGTTTCCGGCGCTGGCGGCGACATCCGCCGAGCAGGCGCGCATCGCCGTGTGGCATGCGTTCCAACTGGGCGTGCGGTTCGACATGTCGCCGCTGCTGCCGTCGGGGATCTACACGATTCCCGAGATCAGCATGGTCGGGGAGACCGAGGAGTCGCTTCGCGAGAAGAAGATCGACTATATCACCGGGCGGGCCTCCTATGCCGACAACGCGCGCGGAGAGATCATCGGCGACTCGAGGGGCACCTTGAAAGTGCTGTGCGCGAAGCCGGGCGGGAAGGTGCTCGGCGTTCACGTGATCGGCGAACTGGCCTCCGAGGTGGTGCACGTCGGGCTGATGGCGATGGTGGCCGGAGCAACCGTCGACATCTTCAACCAGGCCTGCTTCAACTATCCGACGCTCGGCGATTTGTACAAGACGGCAGCCTACGACGCAATGCTGAAGCTGCATGCGATGCCTGGGGCGCCGGGCGGCATCGTATACTGA
- a CDS encoding DUF1080 domain-containing protein translates to MTGARILLVLAAAPLMAQSGEWIQLFNGKDLTGWTPKITGYPAGENYANTFRVENGLLKVVYDGYQDFGGRFGHLFYKDAFSYYRIAVEYRFTGQQAPGGPGWAARNSGIMVHGQTAASMGLEQDFPVSIEVQLLGGLGDGKPRTTANLCTPGTNVVIAGALFTRHCLNSSSETYDGDQWVRVEAEVRGSERIRHFVNGKQVLEYVKPQIGGGNVKGASPEVLRDGRLLERGTISLQSESHPVEFRKVELMRLPEK, encoded by the coding sequence ATGACCGGAGCCCGCATCCTGCTCGTCCTGGCCGCCGCGCCGCTCATGGCGCAGAGCGGCGAATGGATCCAACTGTTCAACGGGAAGGACCTTACCGGATGGACGCCGAAGATCACCGGCTATCCGGCCGGCGAGAACTACGCCAATACGTTCCGTGTGGAGAATGGATTGTTGAAAGTGGTCTACGACGGCTACCAGGATTTCGGCGGACGCTTCGGGCACCTGTTCTACAAAGACGCGTTTTCGTACTATCGGATCGCGGTGGAATACCGGTTCACGGGGCAGCAGGCGCCGGGCGGACCGGGGTGGGCGGCGCGCAACAGCGGCATCATGGTGCACGGACAGACGGCGGCGTCGATGGGGCTGGAGCAGGATTTTCCGGTGTCGATCGAGGTGCAGCTACTCGGCGGACTGGGCGACGGGAAGCCGCGAACGACGGCGAACCTCTGCACGCCGGGAACGAACGTCGTGATTGCGGGAGCGCTGTTTACGCGGCACTGTCTGAACTCGAGTTCGGAGACCTATGACGGAGACCAGTGGGTGCGGGTTGAGGCGGAGGTGCGGGGCAGCGAGCGGATCCGGCACTTTGTTAACGGGAAGCAGGTGCTCGAATACGTGAAGCCGCAGATCGGCGGGGGGAATGTGAAGGGGGCTTCGCCGGAAGTGCTCCGGGACGGGCGCTTGCTCGAGCGGGGAACGATATCGCTGCAGAGCGAGAGTCACCCGGTGGAGTTCCGCAAGGTGGAATTGATGCGGCTGCCGGAGAAGTAG